In the Vibrio agarivorans genome, TATCGCATACTCAGGTGGTGACGTTGACGCTGATGAAGATCAAGACCAAGTTCTAATTGGTCTGGGTTACTCTATCGACAACTTCTATGTTGGTGGTACTTACTCTACTGGTTCTGATGAAAGCGAAGACTTCGATGCATACGAACTTGCAGCAACATACAAATTCACTAAAGAATTCACTCTAGCAGCAATGTACACTTACCGTGAGAACGACCCTAAAGGTTCAGCTAAATATGACGACGTAGAAGGTTTTGAACTTGCTGGTTACTACCGCTTTAATAGCAACTTCCGTATGTACGTTTCTTACTACATGAACCAACTTGATAAAGTAGAAAATAGTGATGATGTACTAGTTGATGCTGAAGACACTCTACGCCTAGGCGTACGTTACGACTTCTAATCAGTCCTAACACCGAACATAACTAATTATCCCATCCAAAGGCCGAGTTAACCCTCGGCCTTTTTTCATTCCCCCTCCTCCAACCTTCTTCCTTCAACCTTTCTTTTCCCAAAATTATTTTTGAAAGAATTCCCCCCCAACTTCTTTCCTATACTCTAACAAACGAATAAAAAGGATTGAGCCATGACATCACCAATCAAAATTACGCTTTACCGCTGGGCAGGAAGCTGGGGACCATTCAAAGTCAATATTCCATGTGGCGAGTGCACACTGACCAAAGACATTCTGCAAGATACCTTTGAGACTGAGTTAGATGGCATTCCGATTGAACTTGAGGTCAAAGATTGGTTGTCGCATTGGTGGGAGCCACTTAAAGCTGGTGGCTGGCATGCACCGATTATCATGGTGGAAGGCAAAATCATCAGCCAAGGCGAGGCATTAAATCGTGGGGTATTGGTTCAATCTGTGATTGTAGAGTGGACCAAGCGTGATGAAATTCAAGGTAATGTTGTGTTTGGTAAAGCCACCTGCCCTTACTGTGTAAAAGCGAAAAAGGCGCTTGATGAGGCCGGGATAGAATACACCTATCATGATGTGGTGAAAGACAGCGCGGCACTGTATCGCATGATTCCAGAAGTCAAAGCGATCATTGGAGAGAAAACCCCTGTCACCGTGCCCCAAATCTGGTTGGATGGTCAATATGTCGGAGGCTTTGATAACCTTGAAAAGCACTTGGTAGATAACACACCGCAAACACCGCCCGACAATATCGTCAACCTCGACTCCCGCGCGAGTTAAACTCATCACATTCAAGATCACAATACCTGAGAAATCAGGTATTTTTTTCGCTGATAGTTGGGGTAAATATCAACCCTGGTATCCTATACTGGTTAAAAAGGGACTTAATGAGGCAAAGTGTTGGTGAAAAACAATAATAAAAACCAATCCTTAGCGCGCCTATCTGTACTTGTCGTGGATGACTGCAACACCACACTACTGCTGTTCAAGCAGCAATTGAAACAGATCGGTGTCACTAAGGTCAGCGTGGCTACCAATTATCAAGACGCACTGCAATCTGTCGGTGCGCACCGTTATGACATTATCATTCTCGATTACCATCTCGATAAATCAGTGACGGGTAGCCAATTGGCGAGCATCTTCTATCGTCGCAAGCTCATCAGTCGCAGCACCGGTTTGCTGTTAGTGTCAGGGGATACCAGTCAAGAAGCGGTACTTACAGGCTTATCTGGGCATGTGCCACACTTTATGAAAAAGCCCTTCCAGCCGAGCGATCTGGCTAAGCGCCTCGTTCAGGTGTATCTCGATCAGTCAGCATTGAGAAAGCTTGAAGATATTCTGCTGCAGGTCGAGAGCTTTGATGAGTTAGGCTTAGTCAATATCGTGGCAAAAGCTCCGACACCTATTTTGGCAGAATCGTACGTGTTGCAAACCCTGATAAAGCAAGCGCGCTGGGATTGTTTAAGCCAATGGCTGTCGCACTCACCCACAACTGTCCATGTACAAAAGCTCATCGCTAAAGCCCAACTGCAAGCGCAGCACGGAGAGAAAGCGCGTGCACTATTGGATATCGAAGATTACATTCGTGACAACCCATTGGCGATTCATGCAATGGATTTGGCCACTCAGTTTTATACTGAAAGCAATAATTTTCACGAGGCTTTCCACTACGCCAAATTGGCTTTTGATAAAACACCAAGCATCAGTTCAAGAGCCATAGCAGCCGCCCGTTTAGCGACCGAACTGAACAAGTGGGATGTGTTACTGGAAATCGGCCGCGCTTATGCGAACTCACTCTCGGTGGCTGATGTGACTTGGATCAGCTCGATGCTGGTCTATGGCAAGTGCTTACAAAATGCGCTGACTCAAATATTGGCCAGCTCAAAACGCGACAGCTTCGTGCTCTCTATCCAAGAGATTTTTGATATTACCTATCAACGCTTATCTGCCACACAGTGTCGCTCGATGGACTTATATAAGCAGCTGTTTCTGATTGGCGTGCGCAAAGAGCAGCAACGGCATAAAGAGGCAAAAGCGATTCTGATTCAAACTGTTTTGCCGTATATCGATGATGTCGCAACTATCCCAACCTGCTTGTTGATTGAGTGCTACTTCCATCTCGATTTTTATCAAGAAGCCTGGTTTGCCGAAAAGGTCTCGACTGAGATTGAGAACCGTAATCTGTTTGATGATGAAACAGAGGAGTTGCTGCAAGAGTATCGCCGCTACCGGGGTATTCAACCGCAACCAACTAGTGCCTCACAGGCATTAAGTGTATTGCAAGCCCCATAAAAGCAGAAAACCCCAAGCGCTTTCACGCTTGGGGTTCGAATCCTTTAATAATAAAAGAAAGTGAATAGAAACTGTCCTCGTTTCGTAACTTTCTTTCATTTTTTCATCAATTACTTAGCAACTTTTTTGATCATACGCTTAAGAAATGATGGTTTCTTTGCTTTGACTTTACCCGTCATCGCTTCTTCCATCATCTGTTTTGCCATTAGTTGACCCAAGTATGCTGAACCTAATTCGTTGTGACCCATCATGGTAGTGCCCTCTCGCAAAATGTAATTAACTTTCAAAACTGTGGTTATATTAACTTAAATAATGACAAAAACAAGAGGCAAATCACATTTTCATATTCAAAAAGCGTGACATTTCATAACCGGCTCGTTTTTATGTAACTAAATTTCATTAGAAGAGGTACTATGACGACACAGGAAAGAAACTAAGGCGATGATTTTAAATAAAAAAAGAAGACACAAGGTCTTCTTCTCTTTTCAAAAAGTGAGTTGAAAGCTAGCTACGCTTTGGCTGACGGTATGTTTTTCCCGCCATTTGGTAGATATCTTTCACTTTTACATCGAACTGGCTATCGAAAAACCAGGCAACGAAGCGAACAATGTCATCACCTTCGTTCATCACATGCTCAACGAACTCTTCGTCGTCACCTTCTTCATTCGTTTGCACGGTCACATGATAGATACGTTTTTCACCTTCCGCCTCTGCAAGTGCAAATTGCCCAGTCAAAGCTTCTGCAGCAGATGATACCTCTTCATCTTCCACCTGTTTCAGCGCAGCGAGTGCCGAAGGAAGATCGACTAATGTGCACAGGTGCTTAACCAGTGCTTCAAAATCATTTTGTTGCATAATTACTCTACGATCTCCCAAGTGTGGGTCATATTAACCCCTTCACCCAACATCAAACACACTGAGCAGTATTTATCCAAAGAGTCCGCGGCGACTTTTGCCACGATCGCAGGATCTAGGTTGTCACCTTTTACGGCAAAGTGAATATTCACTGCGGTAAAGATACGTGGCGCGGTTTCGCGGCGCTCTGTGCTCAAGCTCGCCACACACTCGGTGACGTTTTGGTTGGCTGTTTTCAAGCCGTCAACCACGTCTACGGAGCTACAGCCACCGGCTGCCATAAGCACCATTTCCATTGGGCTTGGCGCAGTTGCACCACCATTGCCGTCCATCACGACAGAATGACCCGATTGAGAGTGACCAAGGAACTTAAAGCCCTCAATCCATTTTACTTCTGCTTGCATCTCTGTTTCTCTTTGCCTATTCGCTGTCTGCTGGAAATACGATACCCGTTTGACGGCGAATCTCTGTAATAATTCGGGCTACCTCAAGTGAACGCCTTGTGCAGTGAGGCACCATCTTTTGGTTCATCACCTGCTGCGCAAACTCGATGGCCTCATAAAGCATGGGATTCTTATCTTGCTCTACGGTTAAATCTTCACGCTTACCATCACGACTGATTTTCTCTACTCGCTCTCCATAAGAGATCATGTCCACCAGCACGCTACCATCTTCACCTTGAATTTCGCTTGGTAAAGCACTGCTGCTGGTTTTGGAGTGAGAAAGCACAACGTTGAAGTTAGGATAGGACAAAATCACATTTCCGCTACCATCGACGCCTGACTCCAGTCGGTGTGCGCTGGCGTGAATACTATCAGGTGCGCCAAATAATTCCACTGCTGCGCCAACACAGTAGAAGCCGATATCCATAATCGAGCCATTAGAAAACGCAGGATTAAAGGTGTTTGGCTGCTCGCCATTGAGGTATTTTTGATAACGCGATGAGTATTGGCAGTAACTAATATGCGCAAGGCGTATGCGGCCAATGTCTTGCATTGCTTGACGCGCCACTTTGAAATTTGGGGTGTGAGGCGACATAAAAGCCTCAAACAGCACCACGTTGTGCTGTCGGGCGATCTCAAACATGCGTGTGGCGAGTGCCACATTCGAGGCCATCGGTTTTTCAACAATCACATGCTTTCCCGCTTGCATCATTTGAATGGCTTGCGGACCATGCAATGAGTTCGGACTGGCAATATACACGGCATCAACCACCTCGCATTGAGCAAGCTCGTCTAGGTCATCAAAGTAGTGTTCAACTTGATACTTGTCGCCAAAAGCCAGTGCGTTTTCTTGGCGACGCGAGTAGACCGCAGTTAAGGCATATTCGCCAGTTTTTAATGCAGCAGCGACAAATTGATCGGAAATCCAGTTTGTTCCAATAACAGCTAAGCGAATCATCACTCTTCCTTGTGTTTGTTGATGTGGCTGAGGAGTTAGTTTTTGTTATAGCGTGACCAGCACTCGAATCGCTAATGCGATAAGTACGATGCCGGTCAGTTTATCAATCAATAACGCCTTGGAGCGAATCTTTTCAATAAATAGCGGACTGGAAAGAAGCAAGGTGATCAGGCTATACCAGAGACCGTCTACTAGCAGCGGCGTTGCGATGATCACGACCTGATTCGATAATGAGTCAGCAATCGCGACAAACTGACTGAACAGTGCGGTAAAAAACACCATAATTTTCGGGCTAAGCAGTGAGATCATCAGCCCTTCTTTCGCCGCTTGCAGCAAAGAGGCTTGCTCGCCTTTTTCCAGTTTTTCAACCACACCGCCTTTTGAGCGCAAGGCATTCCAACCTAAATAGGCCAGATAAAGTGCCCCTAACAAGGTAATACCCTTAAACACCATCGGTGCCTGCACCAGCAAAACACTCAAACCGGTTATCGTTATAAATGCATAAAACCCGATACCTATCGCATGTGCCCATGCCGTGGCAAGCCCATTGGCTCTTCCCCCTGCAAGGCTGTGTTTCGCCACCATCGCCAAACTTGGCCCCGGAGACATCGCTCCTAGCAGGCAAACTGTAAATAATGACAACCAAACTGAAAATGTCATTGCAACTATCCTTAATTGTTATATAACCCATGTGAGGCTTGTTTCAAAGTACAACTTTTTTATCCAACTATGAATTTATAATTCACTGTTTTTAATGGCAATGTTATCACCTAACTGCAAAGCAATCGTTTTACTTCACATTTTCACATTGACTCACGCTTCAATTTAACCATAATACCGCCCGTTTATCCGTCTTTTGGGCGAAATTTTCATCAATGGCTCGAAGCAACTTGAAGTAATCGCAAGTGTGTCGTAACACCTTGGAAACTTCAATGAGTGAGAGCATAAACGAATCTATTTGGAGTGTATTTTGGCTGCTGATAACAACTACAGTTTGGGTCCGGTTCCTAAATCGGCGCGTAAAGGTGTCGCATCACTCACTATGGTGATGCTGGGATTGACCTTCTTTTCAGCAAGCATGTGGACAGGAGGTTCGCTTGGTGCAGGGCTAAGTTTCGATGATTTCTTCTGGGCCGTATTAATCGGTAACCTTCTTCTCGGTATCTACACTTCTTTTCTTGGCTACATCGGCGCTTCTACTGGCCTCTCCACTCATCTTCTTGCTCGCTTCTCTTTTGGTTCTAAAGGATCTTGGCTTCCTTCCGCACTGCTTGGCGGCACTCAGGTCGGTTGGTTCGGTGTTGGCGTTGCCATGTTTGCCATTCCAGTTCACCACGCAACGGGTATTGATACTAACATTCTGATTTTAGTCTCTGGCTTACTGATGACTGCAACCGTCTACTTTGGTATTGCGGCTCTGATGGTACTTTCTGCGATTGCTGTTCCAGCCATTGCCGCGCTGGGTGGTTTCTCGGTATTTCAAGCCGTGGAAAGTGCCGGCGGTATTGAAGCGCTTAAAGCCATTGAACCGAAAGAGCCGCTAGATTTCTCTATCGCGCTGGCGATGGTGGTGGGCTCTTTTGTCTCTGCTGGCACACTGACGGCTGATTTTGTACGTTTTGGTAAAAAACCGGCTTCAGCGGTTGCAGTAACCATGATCGCTTTCTTTATCGGTAACTCGTTAATGTTCATTTTTGGCGCGGCGGGCGCTGCGGTAACGGGTGAATCAGACATTTCACAAGTGATGATTGCTCAAGGCTTGCTGATCCCTGCGATTATCGTACTTGGCCTCAATATTTGGACTACTAACGACAATGCGCTCTATGCCTCTGGGTTAGGTTTCTCCAACATTACTGGCTTACCAAGTAAATACATCTCAATGGTCAATGGCTTGGTTGGTACATTGTGTGCATTATGGCTGTATAACAACTTCGTTGGCTGGCTGACCTTCTTGTCGCTAGCGATTCCGCCGATTGGTGGTGTCATCATTGCGGATTTCTTTGTTAATCGTAAGCGCTATGCAAATTTCGAGAAGACTCAATTTAAGAGCGTAAACTGGGCTGCTATCATTGCTGTAGCACTCGGTGTTGCAGCAGGACACTTCCTGCCAGGTATTGTTCCACTAAACGCGGTACTTGGCGGTGCAATCGTGTATCTTGTGCTTAACCCGTTACTTAATAAAAACGCAGCTGTTGCGCAAACAGCTCAATAAGGTCATTTCATGCCATCCATGATTATAAAAAACGCACGCCTTCAAGATCGTGAAGGCTTGCACCAGATTGTGATTGAACAAGGCACATTCAGCCAAATTCGTGACAATGATAATACAATCGACCCGCAGTCAACTCTGATCGATGCTGATGGTGGCTTGGCTGTCGCCCCTTTTTGTGAGCCGCACATCCACCTCGACACCACGCAAACTGCCGGTGAGCCGAGCTGGAACATCTCAGGTACGCTGTTTGAAGGGATTGAGCGCTGGGCGGAGCGTAAAGCGATGCTCTCGATTGAAGATGTCAAACAACGCGCTAAACAAACTCTAGAGTGGCAGATTGCCAACGGCATCCAACACGTCCGTACTCACGTAGATGTCTCTGACCCGACGCTGACAGCGCTAAAAGCGATGGTTGAAGTACGTGAAGAGATGAAAGAGTGGGTAGACATTCAAATTGTCGCCTTTCCACAAGAGGGCATTCTCTCTTATCCGAATGGCAAAGCGCTATTGGAAGAAGCGGTACAACTGGGCGCTGACGTTGTAGGTGCGATTCCTCACTTTGAATTCACTCGTGAATACGGTGTTGAGTCTCTGCATATCGCCTTCGATATTGCACGTAAGTACGACTGTTTGATTGACGTGCACTGTGATGAAATTGATGATGAGCAGTCACGCTTTGTTGAGACACTTGCCGCACTTGCGCACAAGTATGAGATGGGTGATAAAGTCACTGCTAGCCATACGACAGCGATGGGTTCATATAATGGCGCTTATGCTTCTCGTCTGTTCCGCCTGCTTAAAATGTCAGGCATCAGCTTTGTGGCTAACCCGCTGGTGAACACGCACCTGCAAGGTCGCTTCGATGACTACCCAAAACGCCGTGGTATCACCCGAGTGAAAGAGATGCTAGCCGCAGATATCAATGTCTGCTTTGGTCATGATGATGTGTTTGACCCTTGGTATCCTCTCGGCACAGCCAACATGTTACAGGTATTGCACATGGGTCTGCATGTGACGCAAGTGATGGGCTATGATCAAATCAATCAAAGCCTAGCACTGATCAGTGATAACTCAGCCAAAGCGATGAACCTGCAAAATCAGCATGGTATTGAGGTCGGTAAGCCAGGTAATCTTCTGATCTTGCCAGCAGAAAATGGCTTTGATGCGGTTCGCCGTCAAGTGCCTGTTCGCTACTCTATCCGCGCGGGTAAAGTAATTGCTGAAACGCAGCCCGCAACCACTAAGATTCATTTAGAAGGTGAGAAAGCGATCGATTTTCGTCGCTAATCTATTTGGCCTCACTTAAGACATAAAAACCCGCAATCAGTCTACGCTGGTTGCGGGTTTTCTACATATATTGACTCAAAAAGTTGTCATGCTGAGCTTAACTCAGTATCTAGCTAAGGCAGTCGCAAAACTTAACTCGCGCTAGGTGTTCACTCTGTATCGAATTCAGGGCAGCGTCGGCATTATCAGTGATTAGAATGACTACCAAAGACTATTTAATCGGAATCTCAAACTGCATAAAGAAATCACCTTGATGCTTTTCGTGCCAACGATAATCAAAGCGCAATCTTGGCTCTCCTGCTTTTTTATCTCCGACTCCGAAACTAAACTGCAAACCATGACTGAGTAACCATTCGTCATAAGACATCTGATCAACATCATCTTCCAGCTCAGAAGGCATCCAAACACCTAAGCCAAAATAGTTATTCGCTAAACGTTGGGTTAAGAAGGGGTCAGACTGACTCTTTATCAACCACTGGTCCCAATATTCGGTATCGAGATCAAATTGATTGGTGCTCTCAGAAACCATCAAGTTGGCAAAAGTATCCGATACAAAATTAAGACTTTCTTGCACTGAATAACAAAAACCGCTGCTGTTCACGACAACAGAGTCGACACTACCGTTAGAAGAATACGTAGGGCTATCAAAAAGATCGCAAGCACGCGCAGTCATACTGAGCGTGCATATTCCAAGCGCAATCCAACAGGCCGCTTTGTCAGCTGGCATATAAACCCCAAAAACAACGTCATCTCATAATAATCGATGACTCAAAATCAATAATACGCACCAATTTAAACCATACAGGTGCCGATAACCGTAATAAATATCGCAGATTTGTTAATACGATTGTAGTTATTTTTCGACTAAAACGTGACTTTCTTTAGCAGTTTTACAACGTTTGGTGTGGTCAGATGGCTAATATCTTGATTATTTTCAATATTATTTCTTATGTCCGTACTGCGTATTTTTACCTTTTCCGGACACGCTAACACCGACCATCGCTGAACAATCTCTTCTGCGTTAAAAAAGCGTGCAAAACTGAACAGATTGTCTGGCCCCATAACGAAGGTAAACTCATAATCAGGATAACGCTCAGATAAGGCCTCTAACACCGCATAAGTGGTGACACTCTCCCCTGGTTTGTGCAACTGCTCCTCTATTTGGCAGCGCTTGACACTTTGATGGCCAAGATCACCAATAAACGCATCCACTAATGCACAACGTTGGTCATAAGCGAGCATCGATTTGCCCCATGCATGTGCAATGCTGGGTAACAGCCACACTTGATCAAAGTGCATGAGTGAATCGATCACACTTTTATGTCCAAGACTCGGTGGGTTAAATGCACTGCCAAAGATGGCGACTTTCTGTTTCATGGGCTCGATTCGTTATTGATTAGACATCACATCATTGATTGGAGAGATTTTTGCATCTTCCTGACCAACAATCTACTCGTATGAACAATTCACAGCAAACGGCCATCAAGTTCGTCTGCATCGGGTGACTTAAGATATCAATATCGCTTATCATACCAGAAGATATTTTTTACCCGAGACAAGGTACTGCGATGTGCCGCATTTCGGGTATCTGCTTGCAAGAATCAAGGGAAGAACCATGGAACAACAGATTCGCGATGAAATGCGTGTTTTACCTCAAATCGATGTTGATTTTGAGATTACACGCCGCGTTAATTTTATTAAGAGCAAACTGACTGAATCAGGCTGTAAAGCACTGGTACTTGGTATCAGTGGTGGTGTTGATTCAACCACATGTGGTCGCCTTGCTCAGTTAGCCGTTAATCAATTGAATGAAGAACAAGCAACGGATGCTTATCAGTTTATTGCGGTACGACTGCCTTATGGGGAACAAAAAGACGAAGACGAAGCCCAATTAGCGCTTAGCTTCATTGAGCCGACTCATTCAGTGTCAGTGAACATTAAATCCGGTGTGGATGGCCTACACGCAGCCAGCAATATCGCTTTAGAAGGTACGGGGTTAATCCCGCAAGACCCTGCAAAAATTGATTTTGTAAAAGGTAATGTCAAAGCACGCGCCCGTATGGTTGCACAATATGAGATCGCGGGCTTTGTGGGTGGTTTAGTGCTTGGCACAGACCACTCCGCGGAGAACATCACCGGTTTCTACACAAAGTTTGGTGATGGTGCGTGTGACCTCGCCCCTCTATTTGGCTTAAGCAAACGTCAAGTGCGCCAGCTTGCAAAGCAATTGGGTGCACCAGAGTTACTAGTGAAAAAAACGCCAACGGCAGACCTTGAAGAGCTCAGCCCACAAAAGGCGGATGAAGATGCTCTCAACCTAAGCTATGACCAAATTGATGACTTCCTAGAAGGCAAACCGGTCGATGCAGAAGCCAAAGCAGCGCTTATTCGTATTTATCAAGTCACTCAGCATAAACGCCTGCCAATCCCGACTATCTACGACTAACTCCGTATAGGTTACGCAACAAAGCGACTATCTAGCGCGCTTACACTTGGGTACTGTATGCCTGCTTCGATTACAAACCAGAAGCAGGCATAGTTAGATCTGGCTCTCACTCACTGGTGTATTTCACCCGATTGAAATCGTTTTACACCCCTTTCTCATTAGACCAGCAAACTGAAACTAAACCTTAGTTCCCCTATTTATCATCTTTCATTAGTACTTTATTAGACGCGAAATTTACGAGTATTAAATATCTACGGATTTGCTCACTAGCACTTAGGTGTAAATTTCAGTCTTTAATCGCCTGCCCACTTTGCAACAAACCAATAGACTTTATCCATTAGTTATTGTGTGTCGTGATCTCGCTGTCCACGTGCCGCAATGCCAACTTAACTTGGTTAACTCAAGTGTTTTGGGGTGATACCTAGGGCGGTAGCGTACCCAGGCTCAACACAAACTTAAATGGACTTAAGTGATGAACA is a window encoding:
- a CDS encoding glutaredoxin family protein, with the translated sequence MTSPIKITLYRWAGSWGPFKVNIPCGECTLTKDILQDTFETELDGIPIELEVKDWLSHWWEPLKAGGWHAPIIMVEGKIISQGEALNRGVLVQSVIVEWTKRDEIQGNVVFGKATCPYCVKAKKALDEAGIEYTYHDVVKDSAALYRMIPEVKAIIGEKTPVTVPQIWLDGQYVGGFDNLEKHLVDNTPQTPPDNIVNLDSRAS
- a CDS encoding response regulator, with the protein product MKNNNKNQSLARLSVLVVDDCNTTLLLFKQQLKQIGVTKVSVATNYQDALQSVGAHRYDIIILDYHLDKSVTGSQLASIFYRRKLISRSTGLLLVSGDTSQEAVLTGLSGHVPHFMKKPFQPSDLAKRLVQVYLDQSALRKLEDILLQVESFDELGLVNIVAKAPTPILAESYVLQTLIKQARWDCLSQWLSHSPTTVHVQKLIAKAQLQAQHGEKARALLDIEDYIRDNPLAIHAMDLATQFYTESNNFHEAFHYAKLAFDKTPSISSRAIAAARLATELNKWDVLLEIGRAYANSLSVADVTWISSMLVYGKCLQNALTQILASSKRDSFVLSIQEIFDITYQRLSATQCRSMDLYKQLFLIGVRKEQQRHKEAKAILIQTVLPYIDDVATIPTCLLIECYFHLDFYQEAWFAEKVSTEIENRNLFDDETEELLQEYRRYRGIQPQPTSASQALSVLQAP
- a CDS encoding OsmC family protein, which codes for MQAEVKWIEGFKFLGHSQSGHSVVMDGNGGATAPSPMEMVLMAAGGCSSVDVVDGLKTANQNVTECVASLSTERRETAPRIFTAVNIHFAVKGDNLDPAIVAKVAADSLDKYCSVCLMLGEGVNMTHTWEIVE
- a CDS encoding Gfo/Idh/MocA family protein — translated: MIRLAVIGTNWISDQFVAAALKTGEYALTAVYSRRQENALAFGDKYQVEHYFDDLDELAQCEVVDAVYIASPNSLHGPQAIQMMQAGKHVIVEKPMASNVALATRMFEIARQHNVVLFEAFMSPHTPNFKVARQAMQDIGRIRLAHISYCQYSSRYQKYLNGEQPNTFNPAFSNGSIMDIGFYCVGAAVELFGAPDSIHASAHRLESGVDGSGNVILSYPNFNVVLSHSKTSSSALPSEIQGEDGSVLVDMISYGERVEKISRDGKREDLTVEQDKNPMLYEAIEFAQQVMNQKMVPHCTRRSLEVARIITEIRRQTGIVFPADSE
- a CDS encoding LysE family translocator; protein product: MTFSVWLSLFTVCLLGAMSPGPSLAMVAKHSLAGGRANGLATAWAHAIGIGFYAFITITGLSVLLVQAPMVFKGITLLGALYLAYLGWNALRSKGGVVEKLEKGEQASLLQAAKEGLMISLLSPKIMVFFTALFSQFVAIADSLSNQVVIIATPLLVDGLWYSLITLLLSSPLFIEKIRSKALLIDKLTGIVLIALAIRVLVTL
- the codB gene encoding cytosine permease, encoding MAADNNYSLGPVPKSARKGVASLTMVMLGLTFFSASMWTGGSLGAGLSFDDFFWAVLIGNLLLGIYTSFLGYIGASTGLSTHLLARFSFGSKGSWLPSALLGGTQVGWFGVGVAMFAIPVHHATGIDTNILILVSGLLMTATVYFGIAALMVLSAIAVPAIAALGGFSVFQAVESAGGIEALKAIEPKEPLDFSIALAMVVGSFVSAGTLTADFVRFGKKPASAVAVTMIAFFIGNSLMFIFGAAGAAVTGESDISQVMIAQGLLIPAIIVLGLNIWTTNDNALYASGLGFSNITGLPSKYISMVNGLVGTLCALWLYNNFVGWLTFLSLAIPPIGGVIIADFFVNRKRYANFEKTQFKSVNWAAIIAVALGVAAGHFLPGIVPLNAVLGGAIVYLVLNPLLNKNAAVAQTAQ
- a CDS encoding cytosine deaminase, yielding MPSMIIKNARLQDREGLHQIVIEQGTFSQIRDNDNTIDPQSTLIDADGGLAVAPFCEPHIHLDTTQTAGEPSWNISGTLFEGIERWAERKAMLSIEDVKQRAKQTLEWQIANGIQHVRTHVDVSDPTLTALKAMVEVREEMKEWVDIQIVAFPQEGILSYPNGKALLEEAVQLGADVVGAIPHFEFTREYGVESLHIAFDIARKYDCLIDVHCDEIDDEQSRFVETLAALAHKYEMGDKVTASHTTAMGSYNGAYASRLFRLLKMSGISFVANPLVNTHLQGRFDDYPKRRGITRVKEMLAADINVCFGHDDVFDPWYPLGTANMLQVLHMGLHVTQVMGYDQINQSLALISDNSAKAMNLQNQHGIEVGKPGNLLILPAENGFDAVRRQVPVRYSIRAGKVIAETQPATTKIHLEGEKAIDFRR
- a CDS encoding nicotinate-nicotinamide nucleotide adenylyltransferase, translated to MKQKVAIFGSAFNPPSLGHKSVIDSLMHFDQVWLLPSIAHAWGKSMLAYDQRCALVDAFIGDLGHQSVKRCQIEEQLHKPGESVTTYAVLEALSERYPDYEFTFVMGPDNLFSFARFFNAEEIVQRWSVLACPEKVKIRSTDIRNNIENNQDISHLTTPNVVKLLKKVTF
- the nadE gene encoding ammonia-dependent NAD(+) synthetase; its protein translation is MEQQIRDEMRVLPQIDVDFEITRRVNFIKSKLTESGCKALVLGISGGVDSTTCGRLAQLAVNQLNEEQATDAYQFIAVRLPYGEQKDEDEAQLALSFIEPTHSVSVNIKSGVDGLHAASNIALEGTGLIPQDPAKIDFVKGNVKARARMVAQYEIAGFVGGLVLGTDHSAENITGFYTKFGDGACDLAPLFGLSKRQVRQLAKQLGAPELLVKKTPTADLEELSPQKADEDALNLSYDQIDDFLEGKPVDAEAKAALIRIYQVTQHKRLPIPTIYD